The region CTGCCCGTCGAGGTGGCCGCCATGACGCTCGGCAGCGCGCAGCTCGAGCTCATCTGCCGGTCGCGCCAGGCCGCGGCGGAGGGAGACGCGCAGATCTGCCAGCGCGAGGTCAAGGACTACAACCTGCGCAAGGAGTGCGAGCGCTTCGTGGCCGTCTTCACCGGCCACGCGAGCGACTGCCCGAAACGCGGCTATCCGATGTACCGCGAGGGGCTCTGCCAGGCCCTCGCGCAGCGGCAGCCCTCGCTGTGCTTAGCCGCGCCGGCCGAGCAGCGCGGGGTCTGTCGCGGCATCCTCCTCGGCGAGGCGCACTGCAGCGCCCTGAAGGCCGAGAAGCGAGCGCAGTGCCGCGCCGAGGTGCGCGCCTGGGCCGGCACCTTCAAGGGAGCCAAGCCCGTCCTCCCCGACAGCTTCAAGCCCTCCCTCGAGGTGCGCGCCACCGGGCTCACGAGCGGCGTGAACCTCCCGGCCGCGGCCGGCCACTTCCGCGCCAACGCGCTCGACCAGGGGCTGCTCGTGGCGGACGGCCCGGACACGGCCACCCCCGGCGGCGACTGGCTGGTGGTGACCCGGAGCTTCGCGCCACAGGAGAGCTACGACTGGGGGAGCCAGCCGCCGGTGGAGCTCGAGTTCATGGTGCCGCTCTCGAGCGGCGGCACGGGGACCTTCACCCTCGCGAGCGGGGCCGGCAGCGCCAAGGCGAGCTTCCGCGAGCCGACGGGGTACCGCCACCGAACCATGGAGAGCGCGACGGGGTCGGTGACCGTGACGCGCTTCTCGCGTCAGCCGGGGGGGCGCGTGACGGGGACCTTCGCGCTCGAGCTGACCGACGGCGTCGACCGCTTGAAGGTCGAGGGGGCCTTCGACACCTTCGTGCGCGAGGCGCTCCCCGTGTCCACCCTCCGGAGCTTCATGCAGTACCGCACCGGCTCGTCGGCCTACCTGGGTTCGGGACGCCTCTCCGCCGACGACGTGGCGCTCTGGAAGGCGCAGATCAAGCAGGTGAAAGAGGGCCTCTACGACGTGGACACGGCGCTCAGGGACGTGATGGCTACCGACACGAACAAGGTGGTCTACAGCGGGTCGGTCAGCCGGCGTTACCAGTCGGGGAGCGTCTACAGCGGCTATCGCCTCTACTCGGTCTACCCGAACGGCGCCCTCTTCCTGCTCGGCTTTCGCGACGGAGACGTGATCCTGAAGGTGAACAAGCAGAAGCTCGACACGCCGGAGGATGTCTACGCCGCGTTCGGACGCTT is a window of Deltaproteobacteria bacterium DNA encoding:
- a CDS encoding PDZ domain-containing protein translates to MSPRPVLLALSILFAPIVLHGTAHALPWPSGPKGSSGARAGGGLTASVKSFKGFDHCMEELANKLPVEVAAMTLGSAQLELICRSRQAAAEGDAQICQREVKDYNLRKECERFVAVFTGHASDCPKRGYPMYREGLCQALAQRQPSLCLAAPAEQRGVCRGILLGEAHCSALKAEKRAQCRAEVRAWAGTFKGAKPVLPDSFKPSLEVRATGLTSGVNLPAAAGHFRANALDQGLLVADGPDTATPGGDWLVVTRSFAPQESYDWGSQPPVELEFMVPLSSGGTGTFTLASGAGSAKASFREPTGYRHRTMESATGSVTVTRFSRQPGGRVTGTFALELTDGVDRLKVEGAFDTFVREALPVSTLRSFMQYRTGSSAYLGSGRLSADDVALWKAQIKQVKEGLYDVDTALRDVMATDTNKVVYSGSVSRRYQSGSVYSGYRLYSVYPNGALFLLGFRDGDVILKVNKQKLDTPEDVYAAFGRFKKASKLVVELERGGKTVTFTYRVKKLPLSKELREKLQQKAKEGPKPRAAGILGTLRSGSGGLSGGVIGGSPAPPASPAPKP